One segment of Bradyrhizobium sp. WD16 DNA contains the following:
- a CDS encoding archease, with protein sequence MRGFVFHAPTERRSGVFETSAGVTAPCTLRPEVDISQSRAGEAGQAPDCRAASIRRRLAMAIDTCDGPVAAEGRWEHFPHDADIGVRGFGSTPAQAFEQAAQALTAVVTDAAVQPLMAVEIHCAAPDRELLLPQWLNAIIYEMAVRRMLFGHYAVIIEDGRRLSATAWGEPVDVARHAPACEPKGATLTALKVASDDRGIWSAGCVVDV encoded by the coding sequence ATGCGCGGGTTCGTGTTCCATGCGCCGACGGAACGCCGGTCTGGTGTCTTCGAGACGTCGGCCGGGGTCACCGCACCCTGCACGCTCCGCCCGGAGGTTGACATAAGTCAAAGTCGCGCCGGCGAAGCCGGTCAGGCTCCGGACTGTCGTGCCGCTTCGATCAGGCGGAGGTTGGCGATGGCGATCGATACATGTGACGGGCCTGTGGCGGCCGAAGGTCGGTGGGAACACTTCCCGCACGATGCCGATATCGGCGTGCGTGGTTTTGGCTCGACACCGGCGCAAGCCTTCGAGCAGGCGGCGCAGGCCTTGACCGCCGTGGTCACCGATGCGGCGGTGCAGCCGCTGATGGCGGTCGAGATTCATTGTGCGGCGCCGGATCGCGAGCTGCTGCTGCCGCAGTGGCTCAATGCGATCATCTACGAAATGGCGGTTCGGCGCATGCTGTTCGGGCACTACGCCGTCATCATCGAGGACGGCAGGCGATTGTCGGCGACGGCCTGGGGCGAACCGGTCGATGTCGCACGCCACGCCCCGGCCTGCGAACCGAAGGGAGCGACGCTCACCGCGCTGAAAGTCGCCTCCGATGATCGCGGCATCTGGTCGGCAGGCTGCGTCGTCGACGTCTAG